A part of Corynebacterium afermentans subsp. lipophilum genomic DNA contains:
- the trxA gene encoding thioredoxin, which produces MSTIDVTEDTFQETVTQDGIVFVDAWADWCGPCKQFAPTYEKASEKHTDVTFAKLDTEANQQLASALEIQAIPTLMAFRDGILIFQNAGALPPAAFDDLVQQVKDLDMDDVRRQIAEQNASEQ; this is translated from the coding sequence TTGAGCACGATCGATGTAACCGAGGACACTTTCCAGGAAACCGTTACCCAGGACGGAATCGTGTTTGTCGACGCATGGGCGGACTGGTGCGGCCCGTGCAAGCAATTCGCGCCGACGTATGAGAAGGCCTCTGAGAAGCACACCGACGTCACTTTCGCCAAGCTCGACACTGAGGCCAACCAGCAGCTCGCCTCCGCCCTGGAAATCCAGGCGATCCCGACGTTGATGGCGTTCCGCGACGGCATCCTGATCTTCCAGAACGCAGGGGCCTTGCCGCCGGCCGCGTTCGACGACCTTGTCCAGCAGGTCAAGGACCTCGACATGGACGATGTCCGCCGACAGATCGCCGAGCAGAACGCCAGCGAGCAGTAA
- a CDS encoding ATP-binding cassette domain-containing protein, which translates to MTIHTRDLTRSFGSKDVLTGVDLDLGPGIHGLLGRNGVGKSTLLRILSGQLKSTSGTVEVFGVRPFDNAFVMDNTCLTGVDTAYPGTWSGADVIKGARLRYRTWNQQLADALTADFAMDQALETRYGKLSRGQRAMIAIVIGLASGTDLLLLDEPYVGLDTHNTEVFYRHLLDQADTGRTIIMATHHIEDAAKVLDTAVILGREGAVVKQCAPEVADDFAVVGGELLPIDDAPRHARPARFDDLIEHYLEVY; encoded by the coding sequence ATGACAATCCACACCCGCGACCTCACCCGCAGCTTCGGCTCCAAGGACGTGCTCACCGGCGTCGACTTGGATCTCGGCCCCGGCATCCACGGCCTGCTCGGCCGCAACGGCGTGGGGAAATCCACGCTGCTGCGCATCCTGTCCGGACAGCTCAAATCCACCTCCGGCACCGTCGAGGTGTTCGGCGTGCGCCCCTTCGACAACGCCTTTGTCATGGACAACACCTGCCTGACCGGCGTTGATACCGCCTACCCGGGCACGTGGTCCGGCGCGGACGTGATCAAGGGTGCGCGGTTGCGCTACCGCACCTGGAACCAGCAGCTTGCCGACGCGCTGACCGCCGACTTCGCCATGGATCAGGCATTGGAAACCCGCTACGGGAAGCTTTCCCGTGGCCAGCGCGCGATGATCGCCATCGTTATCGGGCTCGCTTCCGGCACCGATCTTCTGCTCCTGGACGAGCCCTACGTCGGCCTGGACACCCACAACACCGAGGTGTTCTACCGTCACCTGCTGGACCAGGCGGACACCGGCCGCACAATCATCATGGCCACCCACCACATCGAAGACGCGGCGAAGGTGCTGGATACGGCGGTGATTCTGGGGCGTGAGGGGGCCGTCGTCAAGCAATGTGCTCCCGAAGTCGCCGACGACTTCGCGGTTGTGGGAGGGGAGCTTTTGCCTATCGACGACGCTCCGCGTCACGCCCGCCCCGCCCGCTTCGACGACCTCATCGAGCACTACCTGGAGGTGTACTGA
- a CDS encoding PspA/IM30 family protein — MANPFSKGWKYLMQSFDTKIDQNADPKVQIQQAVAAAKEQHKAISEHAANIIGNRNQLQMKMERLIKSQEDLQNKARTALQAAQKAEAAGDAEKSQQFNNAAEVIATQLVSVEQELEQTKQAYASADHAAKEAQQKQQQSEANLKEQLSQVSQLESQLNQARMQEQTAKTMDSMNQFNDDNVPTLDGVRDKIERRYANALGQQELMKDSMTDRMAEIESGSTDAAATSRLDQIRASMSGELEAGSGADAGAGDADRQLEAGSGEGEGSQGEAAQAEAADSAAEQKPSGSSRRVAADAPKAADAPKAEDAANTDDILADAEKYMRDAD, encoded by the coding sequence ATGGCGAACCCGTTTAGCAAGGGCTGGAAGTACCTCATGCAGTCGTTCGACACCAAGATCGACCAGAACGCAGACCCGAAGGTGCAGATCCAGCAGGCCGTCGCAGCCGCAAAAGAGCAGCACAAGGCAATCTCCGAGCACGCAGCCAACATCATCGGCAACCGCAACCAGCTGCAGATGAAGATGGAGCGCCTGATTAAGTCCCAGGAGGACCTGCAGAATAAGGCGCGAACCGCTCTGCAGGCCGCCCAGAAAGCGGAGGCAGCCGGCGACGCTGAGAAGTCCCAGCAGTTCAACAACGCCGCCGAGGTTATCGCCACCCAGCTGGTGTCCGTGGAGCAGGAGCTCGAGCAGACCAAGCAGGCCTACGCTTCTGCCGACCACGCCGCAAAGGAAGCTCAGCAGAAACAGCAGCAGTCCGAGGCGAACCTGAAGGAGCAGCTCTCCCAGGTCTCCCAGCTCGAGTCTCAGCTCAACCAGGCCCGCATGCAGGAGCAGACGGCCAAGACCATGGACTCGATGAACCAGTTCAACGACGATAACGTGCCCACCCTCGACGGCGTGCGCGACAAGATCGAGCGCCGCTACGCCAACGCGCTGGGCCAGCAGGAGCTGATGAAGGACTCCATGACCGACCGCATGGCCGAGATCGAGTCCGGCTCCACCGACGCCGCGGCCACCAGCCGCCTGGACCAGATCCGCGCGTCCATGTCCGGCGAGCTTGAGGCCGGCTCCGGCGCCGATGCCGGTGCTGGTGACGCCGACCGCCAGCTCGAGGCGGGCTCGGGTGAGGGCGAGGGCTCGCAGGGCGAAGCGGCGCAGGCGGAGGCCGCCGACTCGGCCGCCGAGCAGAAGCCGTCCGGCAGCTCCCGCCGCGTCGCCGCCGACGCCCCGAAGGCCGCCGACGCCCCGAAGGCTGAGGATGCCGCCAACACCGACGACATCCTCGCCGATGCCGAGAAGTACATGCGCGACGCGGACTAA
- the istB gene encoding IS21-like element helper ATPase IstB, whose translation MPHTHAHDTQATIAHLSQTLKAPRINTVYATIAEQARAESFTYEEYLAAVLSVEATARAESGARQRVKRAGFPAVKTIADFDFSAQPGIDRADIARLETGAWVATAENVVLLGPPGTGKTHLATALGITAAQQGYRVLFDTAAGWINTLTEAHNTGRLESVLKRLNRYHLLIIDELGYIPVEADAANLFFQLVSRRYEHGSIIVTSNLAFSQWAQCFGDITVATAMVDRIVHHAKIFQHRGVSHRIKGRELTTPQANQAQ comes from the coding sequence ATGCCCCACACACACGCCCACGACACCCAAGCAACGATTGCGCACCTGTCACAGACGCTGAAAGCCCCACGTATCAACACCGTCTACGCCACCATTGCCGAACAAGCGCGCGCAGAATCGTTTACCTACGAGGAATACCTCGCCGCGGTACTTTCAGTAGAAGCCACCGCACGCGCTGAATCCGGAGCACGCCAACGCGTTAAACGAGCCGGCTTTCCAGCAGTCAAAACCATCGCCGATTTCGACTTCTCCGCCCAACCCGGCATCGACCGCGCTGACATCGCCCGACTAGAAACCGGAGCCTGGGTCGCAACCGCTGAAAACGTCGTCCTTCTAGGCCCACCAGGCACCGGAAAAACACACCTCGCCACAGCCCTAGGCATAACCGCTGCTCAGCAAGGCTACCGAGTACTGTTCGACACCGCCGCAGGATGGATCAACACACTCACCGAGGCACACAACACCGGACGACTCGAATCCGTACTCAAACGCCTAAACAGATACCACCTGCTGATCATCGACGAACTCGGATACATCCCCGTTGAAGCAGACGCAGCAAACCTCTTCTTCCAACTCGTCTCACGCCGATACGAACACGGATCCATCATCGTCACATCCAACCTGGCCTTTTCCCAATGGGCCCAATGCTTCGGAGACATAACCGTCGCAACTGCCATGGTCGACCGCATCGTCCACCACGCAAAAATCTTCCAACACCGAGGAGTAAGCCACCGCATCAAAGGACGCGAACTCACTACACCACAAGCAAATCAGGCACAATAA
- a CDS encoding NYN domain-containing protein has protein sequence MLERTLVFVDTSYLLASFYNSWEIGARAQLEIDLPEVVATLGKMITNQLNQPIHRQFWYDGIPDSGPHRYQRALRTCDGVQLRTGQLIEWGERRTQKGVDTRLVADLVVNGMSENFTDFVLVSGDADMIPGVEEVTSRGARMHLYGFGWDSMSSALRHACDSTTILDPREDFAEAMRLQVLEGPLPPSIRERPLNDAAPLEEAVGPTAVPGLGPDPLGPDAAAAETGAEPADGDNQGKQAEQAEQTKPAAPAAPKPSDIVGTPTSQQRTHRPDEPEMDEPSEAQVEANNESNKPGNHNVSSESAPSAPSAPSAPSPSDGASGAKPSPASLAGTNSDKPGSAPKPGPKPAPKPSMMAPRRKLRSRYVPLPEEVWTSAGFQTPYDVGQQYANWWFENAASSEQRDNAHLLSGGGLPPEIDRPLLQFACETLHEYTLSETQRVNLRDGFHSGIRGVLINIRRES, from the coding sequence ATGCTTGAACGCACACTTGTGTTCGTCGACACGTCATACCTGCTCGCGAGCTTTTACAACTCGTGGGAAATCGGCGCCCGCGCACAGTTAGAAATTGACCTGCCGGAGGTTGTGGCAACCCTCGGCAAAATGATCACTAATCAACTCAACCAACCTATCCACCGCCAGTTCTGGTACGACGGCATCCCCGACTCCGGCCCGCACCGCTACCAGCGGGCGCTTCGCACCTGCGACGGCGTGCAACTGCGCACCGGTCAGCTGATCGAGTGGGGCGAACGCCGCACCCAAAAAGGCGTGGACACCCGCCTTGTCGCGGACCTTGTTGTCAACGGCATGAGCGAGAACTTCACCGACTTCGTGCTGGTCTCCGGCGACGCGGACATGATCCCCGGCGTCGAGGAAGTGACCAGCCGCGGCGCGCGCATGCACCTCTACGGCTTCGGCTGGGATTCCATGTCTTCCGCCCTGCGCCACGCCTGCGACAGCACCACCATCCTGGACCCGCGCGAAGACTTCGCCGAGGCCATGCGCCTCCAGGTGCTCGAAGGCCCGCTTCCGCCGAGCATCAGGGAGCGCCCGCTTAACGACGCTGCTCCGCTTGAAGAAGCGGTCGGCCCCACCGCGGTTCCCGGGCTGGGCCCAGATCCGCTCGGTCCGGACGCTGCGGCAGCAGAAACCGGCGCCGAGCCGGCCGACGGCGACAACCAAGGCAAGCAGGCCGAGCAGGCGGAGCAGACCAAGCCTGCTGCGCCGGCCGCGCCGAAGCCGTCCGACATCGTGGGCACCCCAACCTCGCAGCAACGCACCCACCGCCCGGACGAGCCCGAAATGGATGAGCCGTCCGAGGCGCAGGTGGAGGCCAACAACGAGTCGAACAAACCCGGCAACCACAATGTCTCCAGCGAGTCGGCCCCATCGGCGCCGTCGGCTCCGTCGGCCCCGTCGCCCTCGGACGGCGCCAGCGGCGCGAAGCCGTCGCCTGCGTCGCTCGCCGGCACCAACTCGGACAAGCCAGGGAGCGCGCCGAAGCCGGGCCCCAAGCCCGCGCCGAAGCCGTCGATGATGGCTCCGCGACGCAAGCTGCGCTCCCGCTACGTGCCGCTGCCCGAGGAAGTGTGGACCTCCGCCGGCTTCCAGACCCCTTACGACGTCGGCCAGCAGTACGCTAACTGGTGGTTTGAAAACGCCGCTTCCAGCGAACAGCGGGACAACGCCCACCTCCTCTCCGGCGGCGGGCTTCCCCCGGAGATCGACAGGCCGCTGCTGCAGTTCGCCTGCGAGACCCTGCACGAGTACACGCTGTCCGAGACCCAGCGCGTCAACCTTCGCGACGGGTTCCACTCCGGCATCCGCGGTGTGCTCATCAACATCCGCCGGGAGAGCTAA
- a CDS encoding GntR family transcriptional regulator — protein sequence MATDAEPLFVQIASFVADLIVDGTLKPGDQAPSTNQLAQFHEINPATARKGLALLVDDHVLEKHRGLGMFVTDGARDRILAKRREDFAGDYIAPLIDEALHLGYTRSDLHDLIDRVAESRGMYQ from the coding sequence ATGGCCACTGATGCAGAGCCGCTCTTCGTGCAGATCGCCAGTTTCGTCGCCGACCTCATCGTCGACGGCACCCTGAAACCCGGCGACCAGGCACCGTCGACGAATCAGCTCGCCCAATTCCACGAAATCAATCCCGCGACGGCGCGCAAGGGGCTCGCATTGCTTGTCGACGATCACGTGCTGGAGAAGCACCGCGGCCTCGGCATGTTCGTCACCGACGGGGCCCGCGACCGAATCCTGGCGAAGCGTCGCGAGGATTTCGCCGGCGACTACATCGCCCCGCTCATCGACGAAGCCCTGCACCTGGGCTACACCCGCTCCGACCTCCACGACCTAATCGACCGCGTCGCAGAAAGCAGAGGCATGTACCAATGA